The following are encoded in a window of Ochotona princeps isolate mOchPri1 unplaced genomic scaffold, mOchPri1.hap1 HAP1_SCAFFOLD_121, whole genome shotgun sequence genomic DNA:
- the LOC131478864 gene encoding zinc transporter ZIP4-like — protein MEFPARLRLGLLLALLALLAVAKVAEAVAAAPQHPRLLSLLASGRGTLDHEALGSLLNTLAARVHCTGGPCGKCLAVEHALALGKPEALVPGLESAHIARLSAAAVLYLGDPEGTCEDIQAGRWASRADSLLAQLQDPQALTLGLSQLLQRIGDPTGHQATEKEDCTSVRQLLDEAGGAGVPGNPGGALAALLDHVRSGSCFRILPSPQYFVDFVFRQHTTEAPNITLTELEALMQQLGVGAMAHDDHEDHRSLGRAVGQQDPTAVNGSSSEWDTVCLSPSELMAVYGLSEQEGVSPEAWALLSPALLQQQLSGACSPQAEAPAQEQLSQAEKYLYGSLATLLICLCAVFGLLLLTCARCSAVTHYVLQAFLGMAVGALTGDAFLHLTPKVLGLHSHGDQDHSHSHAQAADLQPTWRLLVVLGGFYAFFLFENLFNLLLPKDSEDAGKDGACGHSHGGHSHGMTLQLAASERRQPKQPHEGSRADLVVEESPELLSPEPRRPSPELRLLPYLITLGDAVHNFADGLAVGAAFASSWKTGLATSLAVFCHELPHELGDFAALLHAGLTVRRALLLNLASAVTAFVGLYVALAVGVGEEGEIWILAVAMGLFLYVALCDMLPAMLNVKDQRPWLVFLLHNVGLLGGWTVLLLLSLYEEDITL, from the exons ATGGAGTTCCCGGCCAGGCTccggctggggctgctgctggccctgctggccctgctggcgGTGGCGAAGGTGGCGGAGGCAGTGGCAGCAGCCCCGCAGCACCCCAGgctgctgagcctgctggcctcGGGCCGCGGCACTCTGGACCACGAGGCGCTGGGCAGCTTGTTAAATACGCTGGCGGCCCGTGTGCACTGCACTGGCGGGCCGTGTGGAAAG TGCCTAGCCGTGGAGCATGCCCTGGCCCTGGGCAAGCCGGAGGCCCTGGTGCCGGGCCTGGAGTCTGCACACATTGCCCGCCTCAGTGCAGCAGCCGTCCTCTATCTCGGGGACCCGGAAGGCACCTGTGAGGACATCCAGGCTGGCCGCTGGGCCTCCCGTGCCGACAgcctcctggcccagctgcaggacCCCCAGGCCCTGaccctggggctgagccagctgCTGCAAAGGATCGGGGACCCCACTGGCCACCAGGCCACGGAGAAGGAG GACTGCACCAGCGTCCGTCAACTGCTGGATGAGGCCGGGGGTGCGGGGGTCCCTGGCAACCCTGGCggggccctggctgccctgctggacCACGTCAGGAGCGGCTCCTGCTTTCGAATCCTGCCGAGCCCCCAGTACTTTGTCGACTTCGTGTTCCGGCAGCATACCACTGAGGCCCCCAACATCACACTGACTG AGCTGGAAGCTCTGATGCAGCAGCTTGGGGTGGGTGCCATGGCCCACGACGACCATGAGGACCACAGGAGTCTGGGCAGGGCGGTCGGCCAGCAGGACCCCACGGCTGTCAACGGCAGTTCCTCTGAGTGGGACACG GTCTGCCTGAGCCCCAGCGAGCTGATGGCGGTGTATGGCCTGTCGGAACAGGAAGGCGTGAGCCCAGAGGCCTgggccctgctcagccctgccctgctacAGCAGCAGCTGAGCGGAGCCTGCAGCCCCCAGGCCGAAGCCCCCGCACAGGAGCAGCTCAGCCAGGCCGAGA AGTACCTCTACGGCTCCCTGGCCACCCTGCTCATCTGCCTGTGCGCCGTCTTCGGCCTGCTGCTGCTGACCTGCGCACGCTGCAGTGCCGTCACCCACTACGTACTGCAGGCCTTCCTGGGCATGGCCGTGGGTGCCCTCACAGGCGACGCGTTCCTGCATCTGACGCCCAAG GTACTGGGCCTGCACAGCCACGGGGACCAGGACCACTCGCACAGCCACGCACAGGCCGCAGACCTGCAGCCCACCTGGCGCCTCCTGGTGGTGCTCGGCGGCTTCTACGCCTTCTTCCTGTTTGAGAACCTCTTCAACCTCCTGCTGCCCAAGGACTCCGAG GACGCAGGAAAGGATGGGGCCTGCGGCCACAGCCACGGAGGCCACAGCCACGGCATGACCCTGCAGCTGGCCGCTAGCGAGCGCAGGCAGCCCAAGCAGCCGCACGAGGGCTCCCGAGCTGACCTC GTGGTAGAGGAGAGCCCTGAGCTGCTGAGCCCGGAGCCACGGAGGCCAAGCCCAG AGCTGAGACTGCTGCCTTACCTGATCACGCTGGGCGATGCCGTACACAACTTCGCTGATGGGCTGGCTGTGGGCGCCGCCTTCGCATCCTCCTGGAAGACTGGACTGGCCACCTCGCTGGCCGTGTTCTGCCACGAGCTGCCCCACGAGCTGG GTGACTTTGCGGCCTTGCTACACGCGGGGCTCACCGTGCGACGTGCATTGCTGCTAAACCTGGCCTCGGCAGTCACGGCCTTCGTGGGACTGTACGTGGCCCTTGCAGTCGGAGTGGGCGAGGAGGGCGAGATCTGGATCCTAGCAGTAGCCATGGGCCTGTTCCTCTACGTGGCTCTCTGTGACATG ctcccagccatgCTGAACGTTAAGGACCAAAGGCCCTGGCTTGTCTTCCTGCTGCACAACGTGGGCCTGCTGGGCGGCTGGACCGtcctgttgctgctgtcgctCTATGAGGAAGACATAACCTTgtga
- the VPS28 gene encoding vacuolar protein sorting-associated protein 28 homolog, which translates to MFHGVPSTPGLGAPGNKPELYEEVKLYKNAREREKYDNMAELFAVVKTMQALEKAYIKDCVTPNEYTAACSRLLVQYKAAFRQVQGSEISSIDEFCRKFRLDCPLAMERIKEDRPITIKDDKGNLNRCIADVVSLFITVMDKLRLEIRAMDEIQPDLRELMETMHRMSHLPADFEGRQTVSQWLQTLSGMSASDELDDSQVRQMLFDLESAYNAFNRFLHS; encoded by the exons ATGTTCCACGGGGTCCCCTCCACGCCAGGCCTGGGCG CGCCTGGGAACAAGCCAGAGCTCTACGAG GAAGTGAAGCTGTACAAGAATGCCCGGGAACGGGAGAA GTACGACAACATGGCGGAGCTATTTGCCGTGGTGAAGACTATGCAGGCCCTGGAGAAAGCCTACATCAAGGACTGTGTCACCCCCAACGA GTACACAGCTGcctgctcccggctcctggtccAGTACAAAGCTGCCTTCCGGCAGGTCCAGGGCTCAGAAATCAGCTCCATTGATGAATTCTGCCGCAAGTTCCGT CTGGACTGCCCTCTGGCCATGGAACGGATCAAGGAGGACAGGCCCATCACCATCAAGGATGACAAAGGCAACCTGAACCGCTGCATTGCTGATGTCGTGTCG CTCTTCATCACGGTCATGGACAAGCTGCGCCTGGAGATCCGTGCCATGGATGAG ATCCAGCCTGACCTGCGGGAGCTCATGGAAACCATGCACCGCATGAGCCACCTGCCTGCTGACTTTGAGGGTCGTCAGACGGTCAGCCAGTG GCTGCAGACCCTCAGTGGCATGTCAGCATCCGATGAGCTGGACGACTCCCAGGTGCGCCAGATGCTCTTTGATCTGGAATCGGCCTACAATGCCTTCAACCGTTTCCTGCACTCCTGA
- the TONSL gene encoding LOW QUALITY PROTEIN: tonsoku-like protein (The sequence of the model RefSeq protein was modified relative to this genomic sequence to represent the inferred CDS: deleted 1 base in 1 codon; substituted 1 base at 1 genomic stop codon) → MNLERELRQLSKAQAKAQRSGQLQEEAACCHQLGELLAGHGRYAEALEQHRRELQLLEAAGDTLGCAVAHRKVGERLAELEDFEAALQHQHRYLELATALSNHTELQRAWATIGRTHLDIFDHGQSREPLLQAQAAFEKSLAIVDEKLEGTLTQRELSEMRTRLYLNLGLTFESLKQTTLCHDYFKKSIFLAEQNHLYEDLFRARYNLGAIHWREGHHSQAMRCLEGARECARTMKRRFLESECCLLISQVLQDLGDFLAAKRALKKAFKLGSQKPSQGAVVLRSLKHVLAVVRLQQRLEEAEGSNPQDAMAICEQLGDLFSKAGDFPKAAQAYQKQLHLAELLQRPGPELAVIHVSLATTLGDMKQYRQAEHHFQEELRLRNGNALEEAETWLNIALSREEAGDPYEVLAPCFQKALGCAQEAQQPQLQRRVLRLLHAVQLTLQPQEAHATELRLQELGVAEEEEEEEEEEEEEAAASRALEDSEPDLSESEDDVDSRSQQPEDEELRGCLGRRKVDKWNRRNDMGETLLHRACIEGQLRRVQYLVKQGHPVNPRDYCGWTPLHEACNYGHLEIVRFLLDHGAAVDDPGGQGCEGITPLHDALNCGHFEVAALLIEQGASVTLRTRKGHSPLETLQQWVKLYCRELDLETRQKAAATERLLQATAAGRGKQGCPCPGAGGRARDEAPLSWPTLSPSCHAGGAHKLSVRPXMSPPSSPLPESPSGTPAPSEASQACTGGSPRRDVPMAARPRRHRARMVSNSSSEDEDDSGRPWPSQKRPRHSASEAAAAGASRAAYQAAMRGVGSAQSRLGSGPRCLGKVPPSRAALIPEDEYLAGHWLEMDTPQGHSRQSSRPPPWAQSSGDSRSGALGEQHPTRSQTQQSHPAQPTGRGGPVDAGAGSLTADPAGRGTLPKGQPSGPVPPPPLRVRVRVQDNVFLIPVPHSSEAPLVAWLAEQAAQRYYQTCGLLPRLTLQKEGALLDPQDPIPDVLQSNDEVLAEVSSWDLPPLADRYRRACQSLGQEEHPQVLQAAECQDASPSFSTHCLALRPAQLTPLLRALKLHTALRELHLAGNRLGDGCAAELLATLATMPSLGLLDLSSNHLGPEGLRHLAMGLPGQAVLQSLEELDLSMNPLGDSCGQALALLLQACPSLHTLRLQACGFGPGFLLSPQEALASALRGAARLQTLSLSFNALGTAALTRLLQNLPAHALLRLELGSVIASKTDLGLVEPVVGYLTKERCVLTHLTLSANHLGDQAVRDLSRCLPLCPSLVSLDLSANPAISRASLQELLCVLRERRQGLSFLGLAGCAVHSPLGASLWDSVGTQLQELRLCSRGLGADDREALLRLQTGPGALLRGHKLFLRRL, encoded by the exons ATGAACCTGGAGCGCGAGCTCCGCC AGCTGAGCAAGGCCCAGGCCAAGGCGCAGAGGAGCGGGCAGCTCCAGGAGGAGGCCGCCTGCTGCCACCAGCTGGGCGAGCTGCTGGCCGGCCATG GCCGCTACGCCGAGGCTCTGGAGCAGCACCGGCGCGAGCTGCAGCTTCTGGAGGCCGCCGGCGACACCCTGGGCTGTGCTGTGGCGCACCGCAAGGTCGGGGAGCGCCTGGCTGAGCTGGAGGACTTCGAGGCCGCCCTGCAG caccagcaccgcTATCTGGAGCTGGCCACTGCCCTGTCCAACCACACGGAGCTGCAGCGGGCCTGGGCCACCATAGGGCGCACACACCTGGACATCTTCGACCACGGCCAGTCACGGGAGCCCTTGCTGCAGGCACAGGCCGCCTTCGAGAagagcctggccattgtggacgaGAAGTTGGAGG GGACCCTGACCCAGCGAGAGCTGAGCGAGATGAGGACCAGGCTCTACCTCAACCTGGGTCTCACCTTCGAGAGCCTGAAGCAGACCACGCTGTGCCATGACTACTTCAAGAAGAGCATCTTTCTTGCCGA gcagAACCACCTCTACGAAGACCTGTTCCGTGCTCGCTACAACCTGGGTGCCATCCACTGGCGTGAAGGGCACCACTCACAGGCCATGCGCTGCCTGGAGGGGGCCCGGGAGTGTGCACGTACCATGAAGCGGCGGTTTCTGGAGAGCGAGTGCTGTTTGCTCATCTCGCAG GTCCTCCAGGACCTGGGTGACTTCCTGGCAGCTAAGCGGGCGCTGAAGAAGGCCTTCAAGCTGGGCTCCCAGAAGCCCTCACAGGGGGCGGTAGTCCTCCGGAGCCTCAAGCATG TGCTGGCAGTGGTCCGGTTACAGCAGCGGCTGGAGGAGGCCGAGGGCAGCAACCCTCAGGATGCCATGGCCATCTGTGAGCAGCTGGGTGACCTGTTCTCCAAGGCAGGCGACTTCCCCAAGGCAGCCCAGGCGTACCAGAAGCAG CTACATCTAGCTGAGCTGCTGCAGCGACCAGGGCCTGAGCTGGCCGTCATCCATGTGTCGCTGGCCACCACGCTGGGAGACATGAAACAGTACCGCCAGGCAGAGCACCACTTCCAGGAGGAGCTGAGGCTGCGGAACGGCAATGCCCTGGAG GAGGCTGAGACCTGGCTAAACATCGCACTGTCCCGTGAGGAGGCTGGAGATCCCTACGAGGTGCTGGCCCCGTGCTTTCAGAAGGCCCTAGGCTGTGCCCAGGAggcccagcagccacagctgcag AGGCGTGTGCTGCGGCTTCTCCATGCAGTACAGTTGACGCTGCAGCCCCAGGAGGCCCATGCCACTGAGCTCAGACTGCAGGAGCTGGGTGTggctgaagaggaggaggaggaagaggaggaggaggaggaggaggcagcggCCAGCAGAGCCTTGGAGGACAGTGAGCCAGATCTCTCCGAGAGTG AGGACGATGTGGACAGCCGGTCCCAGCAGCCGGAGGATGAGGAGCTGCGGGGCTGTCTGGGCCGCCGGAAAGTGGACAAG TGGAATCGGCGCAATGACATGGGTGAGACCCTGCTGCACCGAGCCTGCATCGAAGGCCAACTGCGCCGCGTCCAGTACCTCGTGAAACAG GGCCACCCTGTGAACCCTCGGGACTATTGTGGCTGGACTCCACTGCATGAGGCCTGCAACTACGGGCACCTGG AGATCGTCCGTTTCCTGCTGGACCATGGAGCCGCAGTGGACGACCCGGGTGGCCAGGGCTGCGAGGGCATCACCCCCCTGCATGACGCCCTCAATTGTGGCCACTTCGAGGTGGCTGCGCTGCTCATTGAGCAGGGGGCATCTGTCACCCTACGGACCCGGAAG GGTCACAGCCCCCTGGAAACCCTACAGCAGTGGGTGAAGCTGTACTGCCGGGAGCTGGACTTGGAGACCCGACAGAAGGCCGCGGCCACAGAGAGGCTGTTACAGGCCACTGCAGCGGGCCGAGGCAAGCAGGGCTGCCCTtgccctggggctgggggccgggCCAGGGACGAGGCGCCCCTCTCATGGCCAACTCTCTCCCCCAGCTGCCACGCAGGAGGAGCCCATAAACTCTCTGTTCGACCCTGA ATGtctcctccctccagccccctccCAGAGTCACCCTCTGGGACCCCTGCTCCTTCAGAGGCCTCCCAGGCCTGTACTGGAGGCTCTCCTAGGCGGGACGTGCCAATGGCTGCCAGACCTCGGAGGCACCGGGCCAGGATGGTCAGCAATAGCAGCTCAGAGGACGAGGACGATTCAGGCCGCCCCTGGCCATCGCAGAAGAGACCTCGGCACTCTGCCTCTGAGGCGGCTGCGGCAGGGGCCAGCCGGGCAGCATATCAGGCAGCCATGCGCGGTGTGGGCAGCGCCCAGAGTCGCCTGGGGTCTGGCCCTCGGTGTCTGGGCAAAGTTCCTCCTTCCCGAGCGGCCCTCATTCCCGAGGACGAGTACCTGGCCGGACACTGGCTGGAGATGGACACACCCCAAGGCCACAGCCGGCAGAGCAGCCGCCCACCCccttgggcccagagcagtggggACAGCAGGTCTGGTGCCCTGGGGGAACAGCACCCCACTCGGTCCCAGACCCAGCAGAGCCACCCGGCGCAGCCCACGGGTCGGGGTGgccctgtggatgcaggagccgGCAGCCTGACTGCTGACCCTGCGGGGCGGGGAACCCTGCCGAAAGGCCAGCCCTCG GGTCCAGTGCCACCCCCTCCTCTCCGGGTCCGAGTTCGAGTCCAGGATAATGTCTTTCTCATTCCTGTGCCGCACAG CAGTGAGGCCCCTCTGGTGGCCTGGCTGGCTGAACAGGCTGCCCAGCGCTACTACCAGACCTGTGGGCTGCTGCCCAGGCtaaccctgcagaaggaggggGCCCTGCTGGACCCCCAAGACCCCATCCCTGATGTGCTGCAAAGCAATGATGAG GTGTTGGCTGAAGTAAGCTCCTGGGACCTGCCCCCGCTGGCTGACCGCTACCGTAGGGCTTGCCAGAGCCTGGGACAAG AAGAGCACCCACAGGTGCTGCAGGCTGCGGAGTGCCAGGATGCCAGCCCCTCCTTCAGTACCCACTGCCTGGCCCTGCGCCCAGCTCAGCTCACGCCCCTACTCCGGGCCCTCAAATTGCACACTGCACTCCGGGAGCTACACCTAGCGGGGAACCGGCTGGGGGATGGCTGCGCCGCGGAGCTGTTGGCCACcttggccacaatgcccagcttGGGCCTTCTTGACCTGTCCTCCAACCACCTGGGTCCTGAAGGTCTGCGCCACCTGGCCATGGGCCTCCCGGGCCAGGCTGTGCTGCAG AGCTTGGAGGAGCTGGACTTGAGCATGAACCCCTTGGGGGACAGCTGTGGTCAGGCGCTGGCCCTTCTCCTGCAGGCCTGCCCCTCGCTCCACACCCTGCGCCTGCAGGCCTGTGGCTTTGGCCCTGGTTTCCTTCTGAGCCCTCAGGAAGCCCTCGCAAGCGCTCTGCGAG GTGCAGCACGCCTGCAGACCCTGTCCCTGTCCTTCAATGCCTTGGGCACCGCCGCCCTCACCAGGCTCCTGCAGAACCTGCCAGCCCATGCCCTCCTGCGCCTGGAGCTTGGCTCTGTCATAGCCAGCAAGACTGACCTGGGCCTCGTGGAGCCTGTGGTTGGGTACCTGACCAAG GAACGCTGTGTGCTGACCCACCTTACACTGTCTGCAAACCACCTGGGCGACCAAGCTGTGCGAGACCTGAGCAG GTGCCTTCCTCTGTGCCCATCACTTGTCTCCCTCGACCTGTCTGCCAACCCTGCCATCAGCCGTGCCAGCCTGCAGGAGCTCCTGTGTGTCCTGCGGGAACGGCGGCAGGGACTCAGCTTCCTGGGACTGGCAG GCTGCGCCGTGCACAGCCCCCTGGGCGCCAGCCTGTGGGACTCCGTGGGCACTCAGCTGCAGGAGCTGCGCCTGTGCAGCAGAGGCCTGGGTGCCGACGACCGCGAGGCCCTGCTCCGCCTGCAGACCGGGCCCGGCGCGCTGCTCCGCGGCCACAAGCTCTTCCTCCGGCGCCTCTGA
- the ZFTRAF1 gene encoding zinc finger TRAF-type-containing protein 1 isoform X1, giving the protein MSGAEEAGGGGGPAAGQAGAVPAGVGAAAGPAAALGEAAGPGLPDEAGARQLQDAAGDPDAPPKKRLRAAEAEAAAAAGSGKLEERLYSVLCCTVCLDLPKASVYQCTNGHLMCAGCFIHLLADARLKEEQATCPNCRCEISKSLCCRNLAVEKAVSELPAECGFCLRQFPRSLLERHQKEECQDRVTQCKYKRIGCPWHGPFHELTVHEAACAHPTKTGSELMEILDEMDQSHRKEMQLYNSIFSLLSFEKIGYTEVQFRPYRTDDFITRLYYETPRFTVLNQTWVLKARVNDSERNPNLSCRRTLSFQLLLKSKVTAPLECSFLLLKGPYDDVRISPVIYHFVFTNESNETDYVPLPIIDSVECNKLLAAKNINLRLFLFQIQK; this is encoded by the exons ATGTCCGGCGCCGAGGAggccggcggcgggggcggcccgGCCGCGGGGCAAGCGGGCGCCGTGCCGGCCGGGGTCGGGGCGGCcgcggggccggcggcggcgctgggcgagGCGGCGGGGCCCGGGCTCCCGGACGAGGCCGGCGCCCGGCAGCTGCAGGACGCGGCCGGCGACCCCGACGCGCCGCCCAAGAAGCGGCTGCGGGCGGCCGAggccgaggcggcggcggcggcgggcagcGGGAAGCTGGAGGAGCGGCTCTACTCGGTGCTGTGCTGCACCGTGTGCCTGGACCTGCCCAAGGCCTCCGTGTACCAG TGTACTAACGGTCACTTGATGTGCGCTGGCTGTTTTATCCACCTACTAGCAGATGCCCGGCTGAAGGAGGAGCAGGCCACCTGCCCCAACTGCCGCTGTGAGATCAGTAAgagcctctgctgccggaacctggCCGTGGAGAAAGCCGTGAGCGAGCTGCCCGCAGAGTGTGGCTTCTGCCTGCGCCAGTTTCCTCGCTCCCTCCTGGAGAGGCACCAGAAAGAGGAGTGCCAGGACAG GGTGACACAGTGCAAGTACAAGCGCATCGGCTGCCCATGGCACGGTCCCTTCCACGAGCTGACCGTGCATGAGGCTGCATGCGCCCACCCCACCAAGACGGGCAGCGAGCTGATGGAGATCCTGGACGAGATGGACCAGAGCCACCGCAAGGAGATGCAGCTCTACAACAGCATCTTCAGCCTGCTCAGCTTCGAGAAGATCGGTTACACAG AGGTCCAGTTCCGGCCGTACCGCACGGACGACTTCATCACACGCCTGTACTACGAGACGCCGCGGTTCACGGTGCTGAACCAGACGTGGGTGCTGAAGGCTCGCGTGAACGACTCGGAGCGCAACCCCAACCTTTCGTGCAGGCGTACACTGTCCTTCCAGCTGCTGCTCAAGAGCAAGGTCACGGCACCGCTGGAGTGCTCCTTCCTGCTGCTCAAGGGCCCCTACGACGACGTGCGTATCAGCCCCGTCATCTACCACTTTGTCTTCACCAACGAGAGCAATGAGACGGACTACGTGCCCCTGCCCATCATCGACTCGGTGGAGTGCAACAAGCTGCTGGCCGCCAAGAACATCAACCTGCGGCTCTTCCTCTTCCAGATCCAGAAGTAA
- the ZFTRAF1 gene encoding zinc finger TRAF-type-containing protein 1 isoform X3 codes for MALAPEPGPDWSAALSHLVLGAVSLHAAVRSAPCTNGHLMCAGCFIHLLADARLKEEQATCPNCRCEISKSLCCRNLAVEKAVSELPAECGFCLRQFPRSLLERHQKEECQDRVTQCKYKRIGCPWHGPFHELTVHEAACAHPTKTGSELMEILDEMDQSHRKEMQLYNSIFSLLSFEKIGYTEVQFRPYRTDDFITRLYYETPRFTVLNQTWVLKARVNDSERNPNLSCRRTLSFQLLLKSKVTAPLECSFLLLKGPYDDVRISPVIYHFVFTNESNETDYVPLPIIDSVECNKLLAAKNINLRLFLFQIQK; via the exons ATGGCCCTCGCCCCCGAGCCGGGGCCCGACTGGAGCGCAGCCCTGTCCCACCTGGTGCTCGGAGCGGTGTCCCTGCACGCGGCCGTGCGCTCCGCCCCG TGTACTAACGGTCACTTGATGTGCGCTGGCTGTTTTATCCACCTACTAGCAGATGCCCGGCTGAAGGAGGAGCAGGCCACCTGCCCCAACTGCCGCTGTGAGATCAGTAAgagcctctgctgccggaacctggCCGTGGAGAAAGCCGTGAGCGAGCTGCCCGCAGAGTGTGGCTTCTGCCTGCGCCAGTTTCCTCGCTCCCTCCTGGAGAGGCACCAGAAAGAGGAGTGCCAGGACAG GGTGACACAGTGCAAGTACAAGCGCATCGGCTGCCCATGGCACGGTCCCTTCCACGAGCTGACCGTGCATGAGGCTGCATGCGCCCACCCCACCAAGACGGGCAGCGAGCTGATGGAGATCCTGGACGAGATGGACCAGAGCCACCGCAAGGAGATGCAGCTCTACAACAGCATCTTCAGCCTGCTCAGCTTCGAGAAGATCGGTTACACAG AGGTCCAGTTCCGGCCGTACCGCACGGACGACTTCATCACACGCCTGTACTACGAGACGCCGCGGTTCACGGTGCTGAACCAGACGTGGGTGCTGAAGGCTCGCGTGAACGACTCGGAGCGCAACCCCAACCTTTCGTGCAGGCGTACACTGTCCTTCCAGCTGCTGCTCAAGAGCAAGGTCACGGCACCGCTGGAGTGCTCCTTCCTGCTGCTCAAGGGCCCCTACGACGACGTGCGTATCAGCCCCGTCATCTACCACTTTGTCTTCACCAACGAGAGCAATGAGACGGACTACGTGCCCCTGCCCATCATCGACTCGGTGGAGTGCAACAAGCTGCTGGCCGCCAAGAACATCAACCTGCGGCTCTTCCTCTTCCAGATCCAGAAGTAA
- the ZFTRAF1 gene encoding transmembrane protein 276 isoform X2 has protein sequence MALAPEPGPDWSAALSHLVLGAVSLHAAVRSAPASRGAAAGFLLQALAATCTLAPGLGTREDCPSGAWVATVIGLPLLAFDFHWVNGDRSSANLMLGAGMALAVAGEHLGPEGCSVAGQAVLLVVAVTIAIVAVFTANTYGVWGGALLGAAGLLSRLDEDGLPLRRGDACRWALAAGSWAYCRALRTQRLQWE, from the exons ATGGCCCTCGCCCCCGAGCCGGGGCCCGACTGGAGCGCAGCCCTGTCCCACCTGGTGCTCGGAGCGGTGTCCCTGCACGCGGCCGTGCGCTCCGCCCCG GCTAGTCGCGGGGCAGCTGCCGGCTTCCTGCTGCAGGCCTTGGCCGCCACATGCACGCTGGCGCCGGGACTGGGGACGCGTGAAGACTGTCCGTCCGGAGCCTGGGTGGCCACGGTCATCGGCCTGCCCCTGCTGGCGTTCGACTTTCACTGGGTGAACGGGGACCGCTCCTCCGCCAACCTGATGCTCGGCGCAGGCATGGCGCTGGCGGTGGCGGGCGAGCACCTGGGCCCCGAGGGCTGCTCCGTGGCGGGGCAGgcggtgctgctggtggtggccGTGACCATCGCCATCGTGGCCGTCTTCACGGCCAACACCTACGGCGTGTGGGGTGGCGCCCTGCTGGGGGCGGCCGGCCTGCTGAGCCGGCTGGACGAGGACGGGCTGCCGCTGCGCAGGGGGGACGCTTGCCGCTGGGCTCTGGCCGCGGGCAGCTGGGCCTACTGCCGGGCCCTGCGCACTCAGCGCCTGCAGTGGGAGTGA